A DNA window from Abditibacteriota bacterium contains the following coding sequences:
- a CDS encoding peroxiredoxin: MLKTGTKAPDLALQDQNGQWVRLKDLAGKKVLLYFYPRDNTSGCTKQAAGYSALKDSFAAKGVVILGVSKDSVASHKRFEEKQSLSITLLSDPELAAITAYDVWHEKKMAGKTGMGVVRTTYLIDENGIIIYAGDKVRAAEDAASMLAKI; encoded by the coding sequence ATGCTCAAAACAGGAACCAAAGCCCCCGATCTGGCCCTGCAGGACCAGAACGGCCAATGGGTACGCCTTAAAGACCTTGCCGGCAAAAAGGTCCTGCTGTATTTTTATCCCAGGGACAACACCTCGGGGTGTACGAAGCAAGCCGCGGGCTACTCGGCCCTGAAGGACAGCTTTGCCGCTAAAGGCGTCGTCATCCTCGGCGTCAGCAAGGACAGCGTCGCCTCTCACAAGAGGTTTGAGGAAAAGCAGTCTCTCTCCATCACCCTGCTCTCCGACCCGGAGCTGGCGGCCATCACAGCCTACGACGTGTGGCATGAGAAAAAGATGGCCGGAAAAACAGGCATGGGAGTGGTCAGGACCACCTATCTCATAGACGAAAATGGTATAATAATATATGCCGGCGACAAGGTCAGGGCTGCGGAAGACGCCGCCTCGATGCTGGCTAAGATATAA
- a CDS encoding desulfoferrodoxin FeS4 iron-binding domain-containing protein: protein MKFYKCSVCGQIAAIVKKTGAPLVCCGKPMEEMIPGSVDAAQEKHVPVYEVTGGKVIVTVGSVAHPMTEEHYIEWVSLQTAKGNQRKALAPGAEPRVCFSVCDGDKVEAVYAYCNLHGLWKA from the coding sequence ATGAAGTTTTACAAGTGCTCTGTCTGCGGACAGATAGCGGCGATAGTCAAAAAGACCGGAGCTCCCCTGGTGTGCTGCGGCAAGCCTATGGAGGAGATGATCCCCGGCTCGGTGGACGCGGCTCAGGAAAAGCACGTACCGGTATATGAGGTCACCGGCGGCAAGGTCATAGTCACGGTGGGCTCTGTGGCGCACCCCATGACCGAAGAGCACTATATCGAATGGGTGTCCCTGCAGACAGCCAAGGGCAATCAGCGAAAGGCTCTGGCGCCCGGAGCAGAGCCCAGGGTATGCTTCTCTGTCTGCGACGGCGACAAGGTGGAGGCGGTATATGCCTACTGCAACCTCCACGGCCTCTGGAAGGCATAA
- a CDS encoding sulfite exporter TauE/SafE family protein encodes MIYLITLLEGIISFISPCMLPLLPAYISFFAGGGRQKTAANAAVFVAGFTVTFCLMGVFAGLLGSLFASHKTIVNAVCGGIVILFGLSYLEVIPLPFFRGVQGQRAAGGMAAAFLFGMVYSVSLTPCVGAFLGSALMLASASASAVKGLALLLLYSLGLGIPFVLTALFIDRMKGLSGAIKKHYRAINLLSGAFLILVGAAIALGQFSKLLSLF; translated from the coding sequence ATGATATACCTGATCACGCTCCTGGAGGGGATCATCTCGTTCATATCCCCCTGCATGCTGCCTCTGCTGCCGGCATATATCTCGTTTTTTGCCGGCGGCGGCAGACAAAAGACCGCCGCAAACGCTGCGGTCTTCGTGGCAGGCTTTACGGTGACCTTTTGCCTGATGGGGGTATTTGCAGGCTTACTGGGCTCCCTCTTTGCCTCGCACAAGACCATAGTCAACGCAGTATGCGGCGGCATAGTCATCCTTTTTGGCCTGTCCTATCTGGAAGTGATCCCCCTGCCCTTCTTCAGGGGAGTGCAGGGACAAAGGGCAGCCGGGGGCATGGCCGCAGCTTTTCTCTTCGGGATGGTCTATTCCGTCAGCCTCACCCCCTGCGTGGGAGCCTTTTTGGGCTCCGCCCTGATGCTGGCTTCCGCCTCCGCCAGCGCAGTGAAGGGCCTGGCGCTGCTGCTTTTGTATTCCCTGGGCCTGGGGATCCCCTTTGTGCTCACGGCCCTGTTTATCGACCGGATGAAGGGCCTCTCTGGCGCCATCAAAAAGCATTACAGAGCGATCAATCTGCTGAGCGGAGCGTTTTTGATATTGGTGGGAGCCGCCATAGCTCTGGGACAGTTTAGCAAACTCTTGTCCCTGTTTTAA
- a CDS encoding TlpA family protein disulfide reductase has protein sequence MKAIYILIILVIVIFGAYAAYGTLAKKAAADKPSAPVPAASKPAEKAPDFTVTDQKGSKVSFSSMLGKPVIVNIWATWCGPCKMELPDFQKASLKYSDRITFMMVNLTTGDETEQTVRKFMKDNGYTFPVYYDTEQSADGAYQVTGIPTTIFIDAEGNIVSKQIGMLSGEELQEGIDSLLREP, from the coding sequence ATGAAAGCCATCTATATCCTGATCATACTCGTCATAGTCATATTCGGCGCCTATGCCGCCTACGGGACCCTGGCCAAAAAGGCCGCCGCGGACAAGCCGTCGGCTCCTGTCCCGGCTGCGTCAAAGCCTGCCGAGAAGGCTCCCGACTTCACTGTCACCGATCAAAAGGGAAGCAAGGTCAGCTTTTCCTCCATGCTCGGCAAGCCGGTGATCGTCAACATCTGGGCCACCTGGTGCGGCCCCTGCAAGATGGAGCTGCCGGACTTTCAGAAGGCCAGCCTGAAATACTCTGACCGCATCACATTTATGATGGTCAATCTGACCACCGGCGACGAGACAGAGCAAACCGTCAGGAAGTTCATGAAGGACAACGGCTACACCTTCCCCGTCTATTATGACACGGAGCAGTCTGCGGACGGCGCCTATCAGGTCACCGGCATTCCCACCACCATTTTCATTGACGCGGAGGGCAACATAGTCTCCAAGCAGATCGGCATGCTCTCCGGGGAAGAGCTGCAGGAGGGCATAGACTCCCTCCTCAGGGAGCCTTAA
- a CDS encoding flavodoxin family protein produces MKVLMINGSPRQASNTGLALKEMAEALSRRDIDSEILQVGDSAIPGCRACGACGRLGRCAIDDVVNEIALRLSDADGLVLGSPVYYAGPNSTLTALCDRLFYSCGCDLSMKVGAAVVCARRGGTTAAFDRLNKYFTISGMPVASGYYWNNVHGAAPGEALQDGEGMWNVRCLAENMAFLMKSIALGKEKLGLPDREPGVRTNFIR; encoded by the coding sequence ATGAAGGTATTGATGATAAACGGCAGCCCCCGGCAGGCTTCAAACACGGGGCTGGCTCTGAAGGAGATGGCGGAGGCGCTGTCCCGGAGGGACATAGACAGCGAGATACTGCAGGTGGGAGACTCGGCCATCCCCGGGTGCAGGGCCTGCGGCGCCTGCGGCAGGCTGGGGAGGTGCGCCATCGACGATGTGGTGAACGAGATCGCCCTCAGGCTGAGCGACGCCGACGGTCTGGTGCTGGGCTCCCCGGTGTATTACGCCGGCCCCAACTCCACTCTCACCGCTCTCTGCGACAGGCTGTTTTATTCCTGCGGCTGCGATCTGAGCATGAAGGTGGGCGCCGCCGTGGTGTGCGCCAGAAGAGGCGGGACCACCGCGGCCTTTGACAGGCTCAACAAATACTTTACCATATCCGGCATGCCGGTGGCGTCGGGCTATTACTGGAACAACGTCCACGGAGCCGCCCCGGGAGAGGCGCTGCAGGACGGCGAAGGTATGTGGAACGTCAGGTGCCTGGCGGAGAATATGGCCTTTCTTATGAAGAGTATCGCTCTGGGCAAAGAAAAGCTGGGGCTCCCGGACCGGGAGCCGGGAGTGAGGACCAACTTCATCAGATAG
- a CDS encoding aspartate-semialdehyde dehydrogenase, which yields MSQYKVAVVGAGEVGEELLKVLKSLRFPASEIKILARSARVQNIDGDDYNVYATTPEAFDDVDIAFFAGTEGAKGASQIYGWEAVKRGCFVIDNGDDYRMDPRVPLVVPEVNGDALREHQGFVANPNCSTIQMVHALAPLNAISKIKRIVVTTFQSVSGTGRDAKKELDEQIHAYIKGEEMPIRNYPYQIFCNVIPQISSLKSEFEGYYGEEIKMIKETRKILSNPGIQVSATCVRVPVFRAHSEAVNVEFEDEITVDQAREAISNWDGLELIDDPAESKYPMPLFAEGKDPTYVGRIRKDTSNPNTLDMWVVADNIRKGAALNSVQTALKAIDMGLVKPKA from the coding sequence ATGTCACAGTATAAAGTAGCGGTAGTAGGAGCGGGAGAAGTCGGCGAAGAGCTGCTGAAGGTCCTCAAGAGCCTCAGATTCCCTGCTTCCGAGATCAAGATCCTGGCCCGCAGCGCCAGAGTCCAGAACATAGACGGCGACGACTACAACGTGTATGCCACCACCCCCGAGGCGTTTGACGACGTGGACATAGCCTTTTTTGCCGGCACCGAGGGCGCCAAGGGCGCCAGCCAGATATATGGCTGGGAGGCTGTCAAGCGGGGCTGTTTCGTCATAGATAACGGCGACGACTACCGTATGGATCCCCGGGTCCCGCTGGTGGTGCCAGAGGTCAACGGCGACGCCCTCAGGGAGCATCAGGGCTTTGTTGCCAATCCCAACTGCTCCACCATCCAGATGGTGCACGCTCTGGCTCCCCTGAACGCCATCAGCAAAATAAAGCGCATAGTGGTCACCACTTTCCAGTCCGTGTCCGGCACAGGCAGAGACGCCAAAAAGGAACTGGATGAGCAGATACACGCCTATATCAAGGGAGAGGAAATGCCCATACGCAACTATCCCTATCAGATATTCTGCAACGTGATACCTCAGATATCCTCCCTGAAGAGCGAGTTCGAGGGCTATTACGGCGAAGAGATCAAGATGATCAAGGAGACCCGCAAGATACTCTCGAACCCCGGCATACAGGTGTCCGCCACCTGTGTCCGCGTTCCCGTGTTCAGAGCTCACTCCGAGGCAGTGAACGTGGAGTTTGAGGACGAGATAACCGTAGATCAGGCCAGAGAGGCTATAAGTAATTGGGACGGTCTGGAGCTCATTGACGATCCTGCCGAGAGCAAATATCCCATGCCTCTCTTTGCCGAGGGCAAGGATCCCACTTACGTGGGGCGCATCCGCAAGGATACCTCCAACCCCAACACTCTGGATATGTGGGTGGTGGCGGACAACATCCGCAAGGGCGCGGCCCTGAACTCGGTGCAGACGGCGCTCAAAGCCATAGACATGGGGCTGGTGAAGCCCAAGGCCTAA
- a CDS encoding MBL fold metallo-hydrolase, giving the protein MNADRRDHGPGAGRSAEDCAGIPGRLASMMWVILTAVLLLCGAAACGGSLKSYTDVYFIGGVPHRYFSAGDASVIKLPGGKTLGIDFVTDTFVPYHKETESSAEHLLREYGRLGIDRLDYIVISHWHGDHAGGLKYLVEKGFDIRGAVVFVPDVKTMERLAAGDKPAYNQPNRLFPEIVNMLREQGCAIVCPEDGEKVYLSGASLTFYNNDMEYLGLNGDYNNFSLVCALDYGGQRVLFTGDISLEAQRHIAPRMSGAQVLKSMHHSWTPIDKGFMDAVSPDMVVSMDGNAHDKYIYEPKSEIQPWAEEHHAPHYRTNVNGTVGVRLSRKGVALLTDSKPFVR; this is encoded by the coding sequence ATGAATGCAGACAGACGAGACCATGGTCCCGGGGCCGGTCGGAGCGCCGAGGACTGCGCCGGCATTCCCGGCAGGCTTGCTTCGATGATGTGGGTCATATTGACGGCTGTCCTGCTGCTGTGCGGGGCGGCGGCCTGCGGAGGCTCTCTGAAGAGCTATACGGACGTGTATTTTATAGGCGGGGTGCCTCACCGCTATTTCAGCGCCGGCGACGCCTCTGTGATAAAGCTGCCCGGCGGCAAGACACTGGGCATCGATTTTGTGACGGACACCTTTGTCCCTTATCACAAAGAGACCGAGAGCTCCGCGGAGCACCTGCTGAGGGAATACGGCAGGCTGGGCATTGACAGGCTGGACTATATAGTCATCAGCCATTGGCACGGCGACCATGCCGGCGGCCTCAAATATCTGGTGGAAAAGGGCTTTGATATACGCGGCGCCGTGGTGTTTGTCCCGGACGTGAAGACCATGGAGCGCCTCGCCGCCGGAGACAAGCCCGCCTACAACCAGCCCAACAGACTGTTTCCGGAGATCGTCAATATGCTCCGGGAGCAGGGCTGCGCCATCGTGTGCCCGGAGGACGGAGAAAAGGTGTATCTGTCGGGAGCATCCCTCACCTTTTACAACAACGACATGGAATATCTGGGCCTCAACGGGGATTACAACAACTTTTCCCTGGTGTGCGCTCTGGATTACGGCGGGCAGCGGGTCCTCTTTACAGGGGATATCAGCCTGGAGGCTCAGCGGCATATAGCCCCCCGGATGTCCGGGGCTCAGGTGCTGAAGAGCATGCATCACAGCTGGACGCCCATAGACAAGGGCTTTATGGACGCGGTGTCGCCGGACATGGTGGTGAGCATGGACGGCAACGCCCACGACAAGTATATTTACGAGCCCAAGTCGGAGATACAGCCCTGGGCAGAGGAGCACCACGCGCCCCACTACCGCACCAACGTGAACGGCACCGTAGGCGTAAGGCTTTCCCGAAAGGGGGTCGCGCTGCTTACCGACAGCAAGCCCTTTGTGAGATAA
- a CDS encoding MBL fold metallo-hydrolase yields the protein MKILLLLAAFCASASAAWCGGLKNYTDLYFIGGGIHRYFSAGDATVVRLPGGKTLGIDFNKNDKTVDFCLDGKGKPVTAAEYLLEQYRELGIDRLDYIVISHWHSDHAGGLEYLMEQGFDLAGATVFVPDMATAERLYTDPHGAYDEIRSFCPRITGMLEERGCRIVSPRDGDKVYLSGASLTFWNNEQEYLGFDRNYNNYSLVCCLEYAGQKVLFTGDCDTEAQKHMAPDMTKVQVLKSMHHSWVPVDGDFMAKIDPDMVISMDGYAHDKYIYEPKSEIQPWAEEHHAPHYRTNVNGTVGIRLSRKGVGLLTDSKPFVR from the coding sequence ATGAAGATACTGCTTTTGCTGGCCGCATTTTGCGCCTCTGCTTCGGCGGCCTGGTGCGGAGGCCTGAAAAACTATACGGACCTGTATTTCATAGGCGGCGGCATACACCGCTATTTCAGCGCCGGCGACGCCACCGTGGTCAGACTGCCCGGCGGCAAGACACTGGGGATAGACTTCAACAAAAATGACAAGACGGTCGACTTCTGTCTTGACGGTAAGGGCAAGCCGGTCACGGCAGCAGAATATCTGCTGGAGCAATACAGGGAGCTGGGCATAGACAGGCTGGACTATATAGTCATCAGCCATTGGCACAGCGACCACGCGGGAGGGCTGGAATACCTCATGGAGCAGGGCTTCGACCTGGCCGGCGCCACTGTGTTCGTCCCGGATATGGCCACGGCAGAGAGGCTATACACAGACCCCCATGGCGCTTATGACGAAATAAGGAGCTTCTGTCCCCGGATCACCGGGATGCTGGAGGAACGGGGCTGCCGGATAGTGAGCCCACGGGACGGGGACAAGGTGTATCTCTCCGGCGCCTCCCTGACCTTTTGGAACAATGAGCAGGAATATCTGGGCTTTGACAGGAACTACAACAACTACTCTCTGGTATGCTGTCTGGAATACGCGGGGCAAAAGGTGCTCTTTACGGGAGACTGCGACACGGAGGCCCAGAAGCATATGGCTCCCGATATGACCAAGGTGCAGGTGCTGAAGAGCATGCACCACAGCTGGGTGCCGGTGGACGGCGATTTTATGGCGAAGATCGATCCGGATATGGTGATCAGCATGGACGGCTACGCCCATGACAAGTATATATACGAGCCCAAGTCGGAGATACAGCCCTGGGCAGAGGAGCATCACGCGCCACACTACCGCACCAACGTGAACGGCACCGTGGGCATAAGGCTTTCCCGGAAGGGGGTAGGGCTGCTCACCGACAGCAAGCCCTTTGTGAGGTAA
- a CDS encoding alpha-galactosidase has product MIPKADIVNVLCSLLLTLLAVCAYAETGFEERVSDCSAADRWRSEHLSGTAPVSFTLNGRPSSELLWTGGGEVVTRHRDYDLSEAPAERLTRVRDLVCVEEQLMLTVTETVYPGFPVVEYDARLVNLSDDNSGLIADVCSLDAEVMKGEALVHYNRGTTIPCSAIEYEPLTGEIRGSGELEVRTVTGLPTQDYLPFFNFSGPKRGVVAAVNWQGNWFMKARMSRGMLRLACGQGKTGLCLLPHEEIRLPGTALMFYKGSDWQEGQNLWRRWIIKHNLFRHTRKRFDELVYVASPLNQDLAADLAAIDSPWVGEIARKYFTVMEYDYSGVRGWFDCTRMRPGETGDWNPAPDYEGEEGLKRISEHCRRQGMGLCFWIEPERCYEGTDMERSLREEDLLREGRLAVVNMGSKRAGDHIFRLTDDLISRFGLTLYRQDFNTNHEPFWTNRDREQEEEMGIPRLGATENHACTGYLRYWSRLAAKYPGMLFDSCASGGRRNDLETMRFSFMHTKTDFWSFTLPQQCQNFGCNMWYVFTGSVLYNHFSNYEIRSRLSLSVGVDIDPVGPDTLKVLDEWRYDHKYLMKDYYTLTDYDLSGERNMAVQMNDPEKGCGMLIGYLRRGGGFAFVCKGLQADSNYLVTDRDDPGASRVMKGSDMMTVGVIVQRPREACAPCLEYSVTDLPVTEPAAAEAISLIDRLPFSGENDMKALCAEYRRNTPAPNSLVYAGPDYDTSGGIYSLSRDLYDRLPFSGAETADGWRKLDPARLYLEMDVVRALTIWPEGGFFDVSAYARREGDCCFLWLDNTFTFGDLDGGAKTESRRLGVMRDGGIEWSEPFLLHVSEWDKPGERAVYFVCYDEDKTGTVYRCAKSIWEALPCAGDLTESMGAGWLPLDTEKTYLSGEGIRGVKLFKGEKNGRYYLWAANSRSLEISATAYLYYIDKDVKRRTVFCLVGKRFRSTAEMLPVIEEF; this is encoded by the coding sequence ATGATACCCAAGGCTGACATTGTGAACGTTCTTTGCTCTCTCCTTTTGACGCTGCTCGCGGTCTGCGCATATGCGGAGACCGGCTTTGAGGAGCGTGTGTCGGACTGCTCGGCCGCCGACAGATGGCGGAGCGAGCACCTGTCCGGCACGGCGCCTGTGTCCTTTACCCTGAACGGCCGGCCCTCCTCGGAGCTCCTGTGGACCGGGGGAGGTGAAGTGGTCACCCGCCACAGGGATTATGACCTGTCGGAGGCCCCGGCGGAAAGGCTCACCCGGGTGAGAGATCTGGTGTGCGTGGAGGAGCAGCTGATGCTCACTGTGACGGAGACAGTGTATCCCGGCTTTCCCGTGGTGGAATACGACGCCCGTCTGGTCAATCTGTCGGACGACAACTCAGGGCTCATAGCGGACGTCTGTTCCCTGGATGCGGAGGTCATGAAGGGGGAGGCTCTGGTCCACTACAACCGGGGCACCACCATACCCTGCTCCGCCATAGAATATGAGCCCCTTACCGGAGAGATCCGGGGCTCCGGGGAGCTGGAGGTCCGCACGGTGACCGGGCTCCCCACCCAGGACTATCTGCCCTTTTTCAATTTTTCCGGCCCCAAAAGAGGGGTGGTAGCCGCCGTCAACTGGCAGGGCAACTGGTTCATGAAGGCCCGTATGTCCCGGGGCATGCTCCGTCTGGCCTGCGGCCAGGGGAAGACCGGGCTTTGCCTGCTGCCTCACGAGGAGATACGCCTGCCGGGAACGGCGCTGATGTTTTACAAGGGCTCCGACTGGCAGGAGGGGCAAAACCTGTGGCGCCGGTGGATCATAAAGCACAATCTGTTCCGTCACACCCGCAAACGCTTTGACGAGCTGGTGTATGTGGCCTCCCCTCTGAACCAGGACCTGGCAGCCGACCTGGCTGCCATCGACTCGCCCTGGGTGGGAGAGATAGCCCGTAAATACTTTACCGTCATGGAATACGATTACAGCGGCGTAAGAGGCTGGTTTGACTGCACCCGCATGAGGCCCGGAGAGACCGGAGACTGGAACCCGGCTCCCGACTACGAAGGCGAAGAGGGCCTGAAACGCATCTCCGAGCACTGCCGCCGGCAGGGCATGGGGCTCTGCTTCTGGATAGAGCCGGAGCGCTGCTACGAAGGCACGGATATGGAGCGCAGCCTCCGGGAGGAGGACCTGCTGCGGGAGGGCAGGCTGGCCGTGGTGAACATGGGCAGCAAGCGCGCCGGGGACCACATTTTCCGCCTGACAGACGACCTCATAAGCCGTTTTGGCCTGACCCTTTACCGCCAGGACTTCAACACCAACCACGAGCCTTTCTGGACCAACAGGGACAGGGAGCAGGAGGAGGAGATGGGCATCCCGCGGCTGGGGGCCACGGAAAACCACGCCTGCACGGGCTATCTGCGATACTGGAGCCGCCTGGCGGCAAAATACCCCGGCATGCTGTTTGACTCCTGCGCCTCGGGGGGCCGGCGCAACGACCTGGAGACCATGCGCTTTTCATTCATGCATACCAAGACCGATTTCTGGAGCTTTACCCTGCCTCAGCAGTGTCAGAACTTCGGCTGCAATATGTGGTACGTATTCACGGGCTCCGTACTATACAACCATTTTTCGAATTACGAGATACGCTCCCGGCTGTCCCTGAGCGTGGGAGTGGACATCGACCCCGTGGGCCCGGACACCCTGAAGGTGCTGGACGAATGGCGCTATGACCACAAGTATCTCATGAAGGACTACTACACGCTCACGGACTACGACCTGTCCGGCGAAAGGAACATGGCAGTGCAGATGAACGACCCCGAAAAGGGCTGCGGCATGCTCATAGGCTATCTCCGCCGGGGCGGAGGCTTTGCCTTTGTGTGCAAGGGTCTGCAGGCCGACAGCAATTATCTCGTCACGGACCGGGACGACCCCGGCGCGTCCCGGGTGATGAAGGGCAGCGATATGATGACAGTCGGGGTGATAGTCCAAAGGCCCCGGGAGGCCTGCGCTCCCTGTCTGGAATACAGCGTCACCGACCTGCCGGTCACCGAGCCCGCCGCGGCGGAAGCCATAAGCCTCATAGACAGACTGCCCTTCAGCGGCGAGAACGATATGAAGGCTCTGTGCGCGGAATACCGAAGGAATACTCCGGCCCCCAATTCTCTGGTGTATGCCGGCCCGGACTACGACACCTCGGGCGGTATCTACAGCCTGAGCAGGGACCTCTATGACCGGCTGCCTTTTTCCGGAGCGGAGACGGCGGACGGCTGGCGGAAGCTGGACCCCGCCCGCCTGTATCTGGAAATGGACGTGGTAAGGGCCCTGACCATATGGCCCGAGGGAGGCTTTTTCGACGTGTCCGCCTACGCGCGGCGGGAGGGCGACTGCTGCTTCCTGTGGCTGGACAATACCTTTACCTTCGGGGACTTGGACGGCGGCGCCAAGACGGAGTCCAGAAGGCTGGGAGTGATGAGAGACGGCGGCATAGAGTGGTCGGAGCCCTTTTTGCTCCACGTGAGTGAATGGGACAAGCCGGGGGAAAGGGCGGTGTATTTCGTATGCTATGATGAGGACAAGACGGGAACGGTGTACCGGTGCGCAAAAAGCATCTGGGAGGCGCTCCCCTGCGCCGGAGACCTGACGGAAAGCATGGGGGCCGGGTGGCTGCCCCTGGATACGGAGAAAACCTATCTCAGCGGCGAAGGCATCCGGGGCGTGAAGCTCTTTAAGGGCGAAAAAAACGGCAGATACTACTTGTGGGCAGCCAATTCCCGTTCGTTGGAAATATCCGCGACGGCATATCTGTATTATATCGATAAGGACGTGAAGAGAAGGACCGTGTTTTGCCTGGTGGGCAAAAGGTTCAGAAGCACCGCGGAGATGCTGCCGGTGATAGAGGAGTTTTAG
- a CDS encoding threonine synthase, whose product MCNNVYNRVGLLERYHHYLPITEKTPNLSLMEGSTPLIPLVNLSKKVSPLLTIYAKFEGMNPTGSFKDRGMVMAMAKAVEEGSKGVICASTGNTAASAAAYAARAGITCCVILPRGEVAMGKVSQSLMHGAVIISVDGNFDDALTIVRTVAANYPHTLVNSVNPYRIEGQKTGSFEICDALGDAPEYHAIPVGNAGNITAYWKGYKEYYDKGVSSRLPKMLGFQAAGAAPIVKGEPIEFPETIATAIRIGNPASWKYAAAARDESGGVIEAVTDDEITDAQKLLARCEGIFCEPASAASFAGVIKKAREGYFTEPARVVCVLTGHGLKDPKRAVEICPSIIEAPASLEAVIDILENHRAD is encoded by the coding sequence ATGTGCAACAACGTTTATAACAGAGTAGGCCTGCTGGAGAGATATCATCACTATCTGCCCATCACGGAAAAGACCCCCAATTTGTCGCTGATGGAGGGCTCCACCCCTCTCATTCCTTTGGTGAACCTGTCCAAAAAGGTGAGCCCTCTCCTGACCATCTACGCCAAGTTCGAAGGCATGAACCCTACCGGCTCCTTCAAGGACAGAGGCATGGTCATGGCCATGGCCAAGGCCGTGGAGGAGGGGAGCAAGGGCGTCATATGCGCTTCCACAGGCAACACAGCCGCCTCCGCGGCGGCCTACGCCGCCAGAGCGGGCATCACCTGCTGCGTGATACTGCCCAGAGGCGAGGTGGCCATGGGCAAGGTGTCCCAGTCTCTCATGCACGGCGCCGTGATCATTTCCGTGGACGGCAATTTTGACGACGCCCTCACCATCGTGCGCACCGTGGCGGCCAACTACCCCCACACTCTGGTGAACTCGGTGAACCCCTACAGGATAGAGGGGCAGAAGACCGGCTCCTTTGAGATCTGCGACGCGCTGGGAGACGCTCCCGAATATCACGCCATCCCCGTGGGCAACGCCGGCAACATCACCGCCTACTGGAAGGGTTACAAGGAATATTATGACAAGGGCGTGTCCTCCCGCCTGCCCAAAATGCTGGGCTTCCAGGCAGCCGGAGCCGCTCCCATAGTGAAGGGCGAGCCCATAGAGTTCCCCGAGACCATCGCTACGGCCATCCGCATAGGCAATCCCGCCAGCTGGAAATACGCCGCTGCCGCCCGGGACGAATCGGGAGGAGTCATCGAGGCTGTGACTGACGACGAGATCACAGACGCCCAGAAGCTGCTGGCCCGCTGCGAGGGCATCTTCTGCGAACCCGCATCGGCCGCCTCCTTTGCCGGAGTGATAAAAAAGGCCAGGGAAGGCTATTTTACCGAGCCGGCCAGGGTGGTCTGCGTGCTGACGGGCCACGGCCTCAAGGACCCCAAGAGGGCGGTGGAAATATGTCCTTCCATCATCGAAGCCCCCGCTTCCCTCGAGGCGGTCATAGACATTCTCGAGAACCACAGAGCAGATTAG